One genomic region from Homalodisca vitripennis isolate AUS2020 chromosome 6, UT_GWSS_2.1, whole genome shotgun sequence encodes:
- the LOC124364618 gene encoding uncharacterized protein LOC124364618, translating into MLSVGYFLEKHLLKLPIIGTCGFSAVYTPNQSYLGPKICIDFGLNVATATNNYYHLKTNYTSRIVVNFGNTHNFNSSCNPIDVYFKMNVAEVLDLEREILGEVHNVYRTEQCDQDLKVSPSSLTEIEHISTSELERISISFSQLPEGFHHKLNDILKAYFPQHTLYESLLAEEADETKLTFIKKDSQYYLDVNHPSVNTFLKDVALDLHPDVIQFCHKFCKYLMHNEIL; encoded by the exons ATGCTCTCTGTTGGTTACTTTCTGGAAAAGCATTTACTAAAACTTCCTATCATAGGAACTTGTGGATTTTCTGCTGTTTACACCCCTAACCAGTCGTACCTTGGACCTAAG aTATGCATTGATTTTGGACTGAATGTTGCAACAGCAACAAACAACTACTATCACTTGAAAACCAACTACACTTCTAGGATTGTAGTGAACTTTGGAAACACTCATAATTTTAACAGTAGTTGCAATCCTATtgatgtttatttcaaaatgaacgTTGCCGAGGTTTTAGATTTGGAAAGAGAAATTTTAGGAGAGGTTCATAATGTCTACCGAACTGAACAATGTGATCAAGATTTGAAAGTTTCTCCAAGttctttaacagaaattgaacaTATTTCCACTTCTGAATTGGAGAGAATTTCCATCAGTTTCTCTCAg CTGCCAGAAGGATTCCACCACAAATTGAATGACATCTTGAAAGCATATTTTCCTCAGCACACTCTCTATGAAAGTTTACTTGCAGAAGAAGCTGATGAAACTAAGCTCACTTTTATCAAAAAAGATAGTCAATACTATCTTGATGTGAATCATCCTTCTGTTAATACATTCCTTAAAGATGTCGCATTAGATCTTCATCCTGATGTAATCCAATTTTGCCAcaagttttgtaaatatcttaTGCATAATGAAATTctgtaa